A genomic region of Bernardetia sp. ABR2-2B contains the following coding sequences:
- a CDS encoding leucine-rich repeat domain-containing protein — protein sequence MTTLRFLVLFSVLLFISISSFAQTNSENNINQKWWNNLEEGWQLYFRYNHEIDSIPTAQNLEKIYNLKKIDCAGNKDYYNKLILDINPLKDLPFLEEVNFSYCPVSSLEPLKNAKNLRKIDAERTLLSDLSPVSKLEKLEEIWVQKCAGITSVASLSSLKNLKKLSLSATGVTDISPLSSVTSLERLYLAYTKVKDISALKNLENLEKVSFTATGIKDFSALSNLKNLKTILAWRTPISNLSPLSKLVGLEELYLNWTQVEDISSLKNLVNLRVIGLGNTKVSDISALSKMTQLTEVQLNDSKVIDIEPLKNAKNLEILSISETGVEKIDALEDLFHLKKVFLNKTKIKSISSLKNSTKLELLEAGETELNSLKEIENLVNLKDLYVYQTQVKTLKPLSELVKLEKLFCGETQIKSLEGLENKPNLKVLDAQKTEVQDLTPIATCKKLETLVLIDTKLETMEVAEQLKRQNLKKLYIKGTPLQQKIEEEEGEGDDY from the coding sequence ATGACAACCCTTCGTTTTCTTGTTCTATTCTCTGTTTTATTATTTATTTCTATTTCTTCTTTCGCTCAAACAAATTCTGAAAACAACATCAATCAAAAATGGTGGAACAATTTGGAAGAAGGTTGGCAACTCTATTTTAGATATAATCACGAAATAGACAGCATTCCGACAGCTCAAAACTTAGAGAAAATCTATAACCTCAAAAAAATAGATTGTGCAGGGAATAAGGATTATTACAACAAACTTATTTTAGATATTAATCCTTTGAAAGATTTGCCCTTTTTGGAGGAAGTTAATTTTTCATACTGTCCTGTAAGTTCTTTAGAACCACTAAAGAATGCCAAAAACTTGCGTAAAATAGATGCCGAAAGAACGCTTCTTTCAGACCTTTCTCCTGTCTCAAAGCTAGAAAAGTTAGAAGAAATTTGGGTGCAAAAATGTGCAGGAATTACTTCGGTAGCTTCACTTTCTTCTCTCAAAAACCTCAAAAAACTATCTCTTTCTGCAACTGGAGTTACTGATATTTCGCCTTTAAGTTCTGTTACTAGTTTGGAGCGTCTGTACTTGGCTTATACAAAAGTAAAAGATATTTCTGCGCTCAAAAATCTTGAAAACTTAGAAAAGGTAAGTTTTACAGCAACGGGAATTAAAGATTTTTCTGCTTTATCCAACCTAAAAAACTTAAAGACAATTTTGGCGTGGCGAACTCCTATAAGTAATCTTTCTCCTTTATCAAAACTGGTTGGTTTGGAAGAGTTATATCTAAACTGGACACAAGTGGAAGACATTTCTTCTCTAAAAAACCTTGTTAATCTGCGTGTAATTGGCTTGGGAAATACAAAAGTAAGTGATATTTCTGCACTTTCTAAAATGACCCAGCTTACTGAAGTTCAATTAAATGATAGCAAAGTAATAGATATTGAACCACTCAAAAATGCTAAGAATTTAGAAATTTTGTCTATTTCGGAAACTGGAGTAGAAAAAATTGATGCTTTAGAAGATTTATTTCATCTGAAAAAAGTATTTCTGAATAAAACCAAAATAAAAAGTATTTCTTCTCTCAAAAATTCTACAAAATTAGAGCTTTTAGAAGCAGGAGAAACAGAGTTGAATTCATTGAAAGAAATTGAAAATTTAGTTAATCTAAAAGATTTGTACGTTTATCAAACACAAGTAAAAACTCTAAAACCTCTTTCTGAATTAGTAAAACTAGAAAAACTGTTTTGTGGAGAAACACAAATAAAATCTTTAGAGGGATTAGAAAATAAGCCAAATTTGAAAGTTTTAGATGCTCAGAAAACAGAAGTTCAAGACCTTACTCCTATCGCAACTTGTAAAAAGCTAGAAACACTTGTTTTGATAGACACAAAATTAGAAACTATGGAAGTTGCCGAACAGCTTAAAAGGCAAAATCTTAAAAAACTGTACATCAAAGGAACGCCATTACAACAAAAAATAGAAGAGGAGGAAGGTGAAGGAGATGATTATTAA
- a CDS encoding site-2 protease family protein: MHEQNEQLPTYPSLDDNNNASNPFLYEEVIYKKKKPKYWLHILLFVITFFATTFAGAEWIFGEKSFVALLFDKDGFAGLGSGGLGIEGFVAGLAYSIPFLGILTVHEFGHYFAAKYHNIRASLPFYIPMWLGFLGMPSTIGTMGAFIKIESPFTSQKSLFDVGVAGPLAGFVIALGVLFYGFLNLPAPEYVIEVAHPSWQKYGLDYASQVYKSIPEGANMELGTNLLFEFFKNYVAPNPEWVPNNREIFHYPFLLAGYLALFFTALNLMPIGQLDGGHVLYAMFGKKWHKKISMAMFTLFLTYAGLGLISPQDPIEDIALYSIFYLFFLFIIFLKNTEKPINAVVFALGIYAFQFLVVSFFPEAKGYYGWLAFGFLLGRVLGLSHPPTQNEVKPLDKNRMILGVITFIIFILCFSPQPFVIS, from the coding sequence ATGCACGAGCAAAACGAACAGTTACCTACCTATCCTTCTTTAGATGATAATAATAATGCTTCTAATCCATTTTTGTATGAGGAAGTTATTTATAAAAAGAAAAAACCAAAGTATTGGCTACATATATTGCTTTTCGTAATTACCTTTTTTGCGACAACCTTTGCTGGTGCAGAATGGATTTTTGGAGAGAAAAGTTTTGTAGCACTTTTGTTTGATAAAGATGGTTTTGCAGGTTTGGGAAGTGGTGGGCTTGGCATTGAAGGTTTTGTAGCTGGTTTGGCTTACTCTATTCCCTTTTTAGGCATCTTGACAGTTCATGAATTCGGTCATTATTTTGCTGCTAAATATCATAATATCCGTGCTTCTTTGCCTTTCTATATTCCAATGTGGCTTGGCTTTTTGGGAATGCCTTCTACTATCGGAACGATGGGCGCATTTATTAAAATAGAATCTCCTTTTACTTCTCAAAAGTCGCTTTTTGATGTGGGGGTAGCAGGTCCTTTGGCTGGTTTTGTGATTGCCTTGGGGGTTCTTTTCTATGGTTTTTTGAATCTTCCTGCGCCTGAATATGTCATTGAAGTAGCGCATCCATCGTGGCAAAAGTATGGTTTGGATTATGCTTCACAGGTCTATAAATCTATTCCAGAAGGCGCAAATATGGAACTGGGAACAAATCTTTTATTTGAATTCTTCAAAAATTATGTCGCTCCAAACCCAGAATGGGTTCCCAATAATAGAGAGATTTTCCATTATCCTTTTCTTTTAGCAGGTTATTTAGCTTTGTTTTTTACGGCTCTGAACCTTATGCCAATCGGTCAGCTTGATGGTGGACATGTTTTGTATGCTATGTTTGGCAAAAAATGGCATAAGAAAATATCAATGGCAATGTTTACGCTATTTTTAACCTATGCAGGTTTGGGACTTATTTCTCCTCAAGACCCTATTGAAGATATTGCACTGTATAGTATTTTTTATCTGTTTTTCTTGTTTATTATTTTCCTCAAAAACACCGAAAAACCGATTAACGCTGTTGTCTTTGCTTTAGGAATTTATGCTTTTCAGTTTTTGGTCGTTAGTTTTTTTCCAGAAGCAAAAGGTTATTATGGTTGGTTGGCGTTTGGTTTTCTTTTGGGAAGAGTTTTAGGACTTTCTCATCCACCTACTCAAAATGAAGTTAAGCCATTAGATAAAAATAGAATGATTTTGGGTGTGATTACTTTTATTATTTTTATCCTTTGTTTCTCTCCTCAACCTTTTGTGATTTCTTAA
- a CDS encoding ferritin, whose translation MSKNGVQKTFVTMKTSVTQEMQDLINKQIQLEARSSWAYLAAASWCDKEGYVNSAKYLYNHAEEERMHMMKFFNYLNNAGGHALAPEIKNMRYDFDKLKEVFETALKHEIEVTLAINELVDACLKAKDFATFQFLQWFVNEQREEEVISRRAVELFDIIGEEGQGIWLIDQAIGNLEAELEEAEGMEEEA comes from the coding sequence ATGTCAAAAAATGGAGTTCAGAAAACTTTCGTAACGATGAAAACATCAGTTACACAAGAAATGCAAGACCTTATTAATAAGCAGATTCAATTAGAAGCACGTTCTTCGTGGGCATATTTGGCTGCTGCTTCTTGGTGTGATAAGGAAGGTTATGTCAATTCGGCTAAATACCTTTATAACCACGCAGAAGAAGAGCGTATGCATATGATGAAATTTTTTAATTATCTAAATAATGCTGGTGGACATGCACTTGCGCCTGAAATAAAAAATATGCGTTATGATTTTGATAAACTAAAAGAAGTTTTCGAAACAGCTTTAAAGCATGAAATAGAAGTAACTTTAGCTATCAATGAGCTTGTAGATGCTTGTTTGAAGGCAAAAGATTTTGCTACTTTTCAGTTTCTGCAATGGTTTGTCAATGAGCAGCGTGAAGAAGAGGTTATTTCTCGTCGTGCTGTGGAGCTTTTTGATATTATTGGTGAAGAAGGACAAGGCATTTGGCTTATCGACCAAGCTATCGGAAATTTAGAAGCCGAATTAGAAGAAGCTGAGGGAATGGAAGAAGAAGCTTAG
- a CDS encoding glycosyl hydrolase — translation MTKYFLTPLLFILLSNLAFSQNEQAEFTTAKDRINSQNKIKAENSWLKNVPIKSIGPTVMSGRVVDIEVNPKNPTEFLAAFASGGLWYTNTNGTSFTPLFQNERVMSIGDIAVSWEDSTIWIGTGENNSSRSSYSGDGIYVSYNMGKDWEHKSDTELNESQHIGRIILHPTDKNTLWVAALGHLYSKNKERGIYKTTDGGKTWKKTLFIDENTGTVDLIIDPTNPNILYAAMWQRHRAAWNFEESGVGSGVYRSDDGGENWTKVTTNESGFPVSEGTGRIGLTISKANPNWIYACLDNQDRKPKDETKKEEKKPTLTMDAILAMNKEQFLKVSDAEITEYLKENRFPKKYTVEFVKSQIKEGKFEPKALVEFLGDANSRLFDTPVKGLELYLSKDKGKTWKKTHEGSIDEVVYSYGYYFGQVRVSQNNPEKLYIVGVPILTSDNGGKDWRSINQDNVHADHHTLWINPKQEGHLINGNDGGINISYNDGKTWSKQNSIPVGQFYSVATDRAEPYNVYGGLQDNGVWTASHQYEYSDSWQQEGSYPYKRLLGGDGMQVEIDFRDNNTVFTCYQFGNCYKIDKTTLASSYITPSHELGQKPFRFNWQTPLHLSKHQQNILYMGSNFVHRSFDQGKTWETISKDLTRGSNQEEAKTGDVAYNTLTSIDESALRFGLLYTGSDDGMVHISKDAGYSWENISQNYLKEFPKYKDFWVSRVQASKHKMERVYITLNGYRFDNFESIIFVSNDFGKTWTRIGTDLPLESVNVIREDYKEENLLFVGTDHNLYASLDAGKSFMTLGKDFPRVAVHDLSVQPVANHLVVGTHGRSLFVVDIAPLQSLVKIDKEKPFFLDKNKIIYNKNWGKSYWSKWFGNYEPNEEEQKFIFFTPQKSDVELRILDKNNNILHSEKTKTNKGLNYWNYDLTIDEKAAKKLEKSLSAKEKSFSISKSDNKKYYLPVSDYKVVLVEDGKTTEMPFEVVEKR, via the coding sequence ATGACAAAATATTTTCTTACTCCTTTACTGTTTATTCTGCTTTCTAATCTAGCTTTTTCTCAAAATGAACAGGCAGAGTTTACCACAGCAAAAGACCGTATCAATTCTCAAAACAAAATCAAAGCAGAAAACTCTTGGCTCAAAAACGTTCCTATCAAATCCATAGGACCTACTGTTATGAGTGGAAGAGTGGTTGATATTGAAGTAAATCCAAAGAATCCAACAGAGTTTTTGGCTGCTTTTGCTTCGGGTGGACTTTGGTATACCAACACAAACGGAACTTCTTTTACTCCTTTATTTCAAAACGAAAGAGTAATGTCTATTGGAGATATTGCCGTTTCGTGGGAAGATTCTACAATTTGGATAGGAACAGGCGAAAATAACTCTTCTCGCTCATCGTATTCAGGTGATGGAATCTACGTTTCTTACAACATGGGTAAAGACTGGGAACATAAAAGTGACACAGAATTAAATGAATCTCAACATATTGGTAGAATAATTTTACATCCGACTGATAAAAATACGCTTTGGGTAGCTGCGCTTGGTCATCTGTATTCCAAAAACAAGGAAAGAGGAATCTATAAAACAACTGACGGAGGAAAAACATGGAAAAAAACACTTTTCATAGATGAAAACACAGGCACAGTTGATTTAATTATTGACCCAACAAATCCAAATATCCTTTATGCTGCTATGTGGCAAAGGCATAGAGCGGCTTGGAACTTTGAGGAATCTGGCGTAGGAAGTGGTGTTTATCGTTCTGATGATGGTGGCGAAAATTGGACAAAAGTAACTACAAATGAAAGTGGTTTTCCTGTTTCAGAAGGAACTGGGAGAATTGGTCTGACAATTTCAAAGGCAAATCCAAATTGGATTTATGCTTGTTTGGATAATCAAGACAGAAAGCCGAAAGATGAAACGAAAAAAGAAGAGAAAAAGCCAACTCTTACAATGGATGCTATTTTGGCAATGAATAAAGAGCAGTTTTTGAAGGTTTCTGATGCAGAAATAACAGAGTATTTGAAAGAAAATCGTTTTCCAAAAAAATATACAGTCGAATTTGTGAAATCTCAAATCAAAGAAGGAAAGTTTGAACCAAAAGCATTAGTAGAGTTTTTGGGAGATGCAAATTCTCGTCTTTTTGATACGCCAGTAAAAGGATTGGAATTATATCTTTCAAAAGATAAGGGCAAAACATGGAAAAAAACACACGAGGGAAGCATCGACGAAGTTGTTTATTCGTATGGATATTATTTCGGACAAGTTAGAGTTTCTCAAAATAACCCAGAAAAACTCTACATTGTAGGTGTTCCTATCCTAACTAGCGATAATGGGGGAAAGGATTGGAGAAGTATCAATCAAGACAACGTTCATGCAGACCATCACACATTATGGATTAATCCAAAACAAGAAGGACATTTGATAAATGGAAACGACGGAGGAATAAATATTTCTTATAATGATGGCAAAACGTGGTCTAAACAAAATTCTATTCCAGTCGGTCAGTTTTATAGCGTGGCAACAGATAGAGCAGAACCATATAATGTCTATGGTGGTTTGCAAGATAACGGCGTTTGGACAGCTTCACATCAGTATGAGTATTCAGACTCTTGGCAGCAAGAAGGTTCTTATCCTTACAAACGACTTTTGGGTGGGGACGGAATGCAAGTAGAAATTGATTTTAGAGATAATAATACTGTTTTTACTTGTTATCAGTTTGGAAACTGTTATAAGATTGATAAAACGACTTTAGCATCTTCTTATATCACGCCTTCACACGAATTAGGACAAAAGCCTTTCCGCTTCAACTGGCAAACACCTTTACATCTTTCGAAGCATCAGCAAAATATTTTGTATATGGGTTCTAATTTCGTTCATCGTTCCTTTGACCAAGGCAAAACGTGGGAAACTATATCAAAAGATTTGACAAGGGGAAGCAATCAAGAGGAAGCAAAAACAGGAGATGTAGCTTATAATACTTTGACTTCGATTGATGAATCTGCTTTGCGTTTTGGACTTTTATATACAGGTTCGGACGACGGAATGGTTCACATTAGTAAAGATGCTGGGTATAGCTGGGAGAATATTTCACAAAACTATCTCAAAGAATTTCCAAAGTATAAAGATTTTTGGGTAAGTCGTGTACAGGCTTCAAAACATAAAATGGAACGAGTGTATATCACTCTGAATGGCTACCGTTTTGATAATTTTGAATCAATTATTTTTGTTTCGAATGATTTTGGCAAGACGTGGACACGCATCGGAACAGATTTACCTTTAGAATCAGTAAACGTAATTAGAGAAGACTATAAAGAAGAAAATCTACTTTTTGTGGGAACAGATCATAACTTATACGCTTCTCTTGATGCAGGAAAATCATTTATGACTTTAGGCAAGGATTTCCCTCGTGTGGCAGTTCACGATTTATCAGTTCAGCCTGTGGCAAATCATTTGGTTGTCGGAACGCACGGACGTTCGCTTTTTGTGGTGGATATTGCGCCTTTGCAAAGTCTTGTAAAAATAGATAAGGAAAAACCATTTTTCTTAGATAAAAACAAAATTATCTATAATAAAAACTGGGGAAAAAGTTATTGGAGTAAATGGTTTGGAAATTATGAGCCAAATGAAGAAGAACAGAAGTTTATCTTCTTTACACCTCAAAAATCAGATGTAGAACTTCGTATTCTTGATAAGAATAATAATATACTTCATTCTGAAAAAACAAAAACTAACAAAGGCTTGAATTATTGGAATTATGATTTGACGATAGATGAAAAAGCAGCTAAAAAATTAGAAAAATCATTATCAGCAAAAGAAAAATCGTTTAGTATTTCAAAATCAGATAATAAAAAATATTATTTGCCTGTTTCTGATTACAAAGTGGTTTTGGTAGAAGATGGAAAAACTACTGAAATGCCTTTTGAAGTAGTAGAGAAAAGGTAA
- a CDS encoding lipocalin family protein: MNAFRNPFLLVVLFCSLFLVKCTCEDDTDDVDSLVAQISQPWKISALTVDGNAITEDIDGFNLTLNQNADAPTTYSISTGGLAYNFAPNTSGNWSLAPDNENPTSIVFSGSTVTLVSASATQLVIRYNEAAAEGKPEPVVQFTLVPR, translated from the coding sequence ATGAACGCATTTCGTAACCCTTTTCTTTTAGTAGTATTATTTTGTTCTTTATTTCTAGTAAAATGTACGTGTGAGGACGATACTGATGATGTAGATTCTTTAGTAGCTCAAATCTCTCAACCTTGGAAAATCAGCGCACTTACAGTAGATGGTAATGCTATTACTGAAGACATTGATGGTTTTAATCTTACTTTAAACCAAAATGCTGATGCTCCTACTACATACAGCATCAGTACAGGTGGTTTGGCTTATAACTTTGCACCAAATACTTCTGGTAACTGGTCGTTAGCTCCAGATAATGAGAACCCTACTTCAATTGTTTTTAGTGGTTCTACTGTTACTTTGGTAAGTGCATCAGCTACTCAACTTGTAATTCGTTACAACGAAGCTGCTGCTGAAGGTAAGCCAGAGCCAGTTGTACAGTTTACTCTTGTACCTAGATAA
- a CDS encoding ATP-binding cassette domain-containing protein: protein MISSSKQETAVSISAQNMGKRFEREWIFRNLSCRFCSKEPTAIVGNNGSGKSTLIKTLIGYLPLSEGKLIYSLDAKDNAESNKKNIQKEDWQSYISWAAPYTELIEEFTLLEQLKFHQSFKSFDIEIEEIIEKLGFSNTRSKTIRFFSSGMKQKLKLALAIYSDAKIVFLDEPTSNLDKQNSKWYLQEMNTIINKKTLIIASNQESEYHFCSQIIDIQNLKP, encoded by the coding sequence TTGATTTCTTCTTCAAAACAAGAAACTGCTGTTTCTATTTCTGCACAAAATATGGGAAAAAGATTCGAAAGAGAATGGATTTTTCGAAATCTTTCTTGTCGTTTTTGCAGCAAAGAACCCACAGCTATCGTAGGGAATAATGGGAGTGGTAAATCAACTCTTATCAAAACGCTTATTGGATACTTGCCTTTATCAGAAGGAAAGTTAATTTATTCTCTTGATGCTAAAGATAATGCTGAATCGAATAAAAAAAATATTCAAAAAGAAGATTGGCAGTCTTATATTTCTTGGGCAGCTCCTTATACCGAATTGATAGAAGAATTTACACTCTTAGAACAGCTCAAATTTCATCAATCTTTTAAATCTTTTGATATAGAGATAGAAGAAATAATCGAAAAGTTAGGTTTTTCTAACACGAGAAGTAAAACAATTCGTTTTTTCTCTTCAGGAATGAAACAAAAACTAAAGTTGGCTTTAGCTATTTATTCTGATGCCAAAATAGTATTCTTAGACGAACCTACTTCTAATCTTGATAAACAAAATAGTAAATGGTATTTGCAAGAAATGAATACCATTATTAATAAAAAAACACTTATTATTGCATCAAATCAAGAATCTGAATATCATTTTTGTTCGCAAATCATTGATATTCAGAACTTAAAACCTTAA
- a CDS encoding rhodanese-like domain-containing protein, translated as MNDITPQELKTLKDEGTQIHLLDVREEFEYDEYNLDGKLIPLGELPTRLEELEDWKEKEVIVHCKAGGRSATAKNFLLSKGFKNVRNLLQGADGYKKLS; from the coding sequence ATGAACGACATTACACCACAAGAGCTAAAAACTCTTAAAGACGAAGGAACACAAATACATCTTTTAGATGTCAGAGAAGAGTTTGAATATGATGAATATAATCTTGACGGCAAACTCATTCCTTTGGGAGAACTTCCTACACGCCTAGAAGAGTTGGAAGACTGGAAAGAAAAAGAAGTCATTGTACATTGTAAAGCAGGAGGACGAAGCGCAACAGCTAAAAACTTTTTGCTTTCTAAAGGTTTCAAAAATGTAAGGAATCTTTTACAAGGTGCAGATGGTTATAAAAAGTTATCTTAA
- a CDS encoding Glu/Leu/Phe/Val dehydrogenase, translated as MTDKDKEHLDQGAKFYKDVLGSLNNAAALTKHPKGLLEQIIVPNSVYEMSFPLHLDNGDYQVIKAWRVQHSHHKLPVKGGIRFAEAVNADEVKALATLMSFKCALVNVPFGGAKGGVKINPKKYTARQLETITRRYTTELVKKEMIGPSIDVPAPDYGTGAREMAWIADTYSLLRPGINALGCVTGKPLSMHGIRGRTEATGLGVIYGIREAMSIAEDMKELGLEAGLAGKTVIVQGFGNVGYHAALYAQQEGAIIVGIAEYEGGVYNKDGFDVEDLFRHRKETGSLMGYPKAQEVKPSNQLMEFECDVLIPAALENQITEENAPRIKAKVIGEGANGPITREAEAILLGKGKMILPDFYLNAGGVTVSYLEWLKNLSRVSFGKITKRYDQMENTRIIQAIEGATGKGVGDDLRKMIMRGADERDLVNSALEETMITSYHQVRETFKNYKDVQSLRNAAFITSIDKIAIAYMEAGIFP; from the coding sequence ATGACAGATAAAGATAAAGAACATTTAGACCAAGGCGCAAAATTTTATAAAGATGTCCTTGGCTCACTCAACAATGCAGCAGCTCTAACAAAGCATCCAAAAGGCTTATTAGAACAAATCATTGTTCCGAATAGTGTCTATGAAATGAGTTTTCCTCTTCACTTAGATAACGGAGATTATCAAGTAATAAAGGCGTGGAGAGTTCAGCATTCACACCACAAACTTCCAGTAAAAGGAGGTATTCGTTTTGCCGAAGCTGTAAATGCAGACGAAGTAAAAGCACTTGCAACACTTATGTCTTTTAAGTGTGCGCTCGTAAATGTTCCTTTTGGTGGAGCTAAAGGAGGAGTAAAAATTAATCCTAAGAAATATACTGCTCGTCAGTTAGAAACAATTACACGTCGTTATACGACAGAGCTTGTCAAAAAAGAAATGATAGGTCCTTCTATTGACGTTCCTGCACCAGATTATGGAACAGGAGCAAGAGAAATGGCTTGGATTGCTGATACGTATTCTCTTCTTCGTCCTGGAATTAATGCACTCGGCTGTGTAACAGGAAAGCCCCTTTCTATGCACGGAATACGTGGGCGTACGGAAGCAACAGGATTGGGAGTAATTTATGGTATTCGTGAAGCGATGAGTATTGCTGAAGATATGAAAGAGCTAGGTTTAGAAGCTGGATTGGCAGGAAAAACTGTTATTGTACAAGGTTTTGGTAATGTTGGTTATCATGCTGCTCTTTATGCACAACAAGAAGGAGCAATCATTGTCGGAATTGCTGAATATGAAGGTGGAGTATATAATAAAGATGGTTTTGATGTGGAAGATTTGTTCCGTCATCGTAAAGAAACAGGTTCTCTTATGGGTTATCCAAAGGCACAAGAAGTAAAGCCAAGTAATCAACTTATGGAGTTTGAATGTGATGTTTTGATTCCTGCTGCATTAGAAAATCAAATTACGGAAGAAAATGCACCAAGAATAAAAGCTAAAGTAATTGGAGAAGGGGCAAACGGTCCTATAACTAGAGAAGCAGAAGCAATTTTGTTAGGCAAAGGAAAAATGATTTTACCTGATTTTTACCTTAATGCTGGTGGTGTTACAGTTTCTTATTTGGAATGGCTCAAAAATCTTTCTCGTGTTTCTTTTGGTAAAATAACAAAACGTTATGACCAAATGGAAAATACTCGTATCATTCAGGCCATTGAAGGAGCAACAGGAAAAGGAGTAGGTGATGACCTTCGTAAAATGATTATGCGTGGTGCTGATGAGCGTGATTTAGTAAACTCTGCTTTAGAAGAAACAATGATTACTTCCTACCATCAAGTAAGAGAAACCTTTAAAAACTATAAAGACGTGCAAAGTTTGCGTAATGCAGCCTTCATTACTTCAATTGATAAAATTGCAATCGCTTATATGGAAGCTGGAATTTTTCCTTGA
- a CDS encoding ankyrin repeat domain-containing protein, with amino-acid sequence MSAGDWKEMLIASQEGNLELVEYHIKAGVNPNYQHPEFLTTPLIESVQFGHISIVKFLLENKANPVLKAGFSNDTALSVAKEYKQKDIIKLLKQYLK; translated from the coding sequence ATGTCAGCAGGAGACTGGAAAGAAATGCTAATTGCTTCTCAAGAGGGAAATTTAGAGCTTGTAGAATACCACATTAAAGCAGGTGTAAATCCAAACTATCAACACCCAGAGTTCTTAACAACACCTTTAATTGAAAGTGTACAATTTGGGCATATAAGTATTGTAAAATTTCTATTAGAAAACAAAGCAAATCCTGTATTAAAAGCAGGTTTTAGTAATGATACAGCATTAAGTGTTGCTAAAGAGTACAAACAAAAAGATATAATAAAGCTATTAAAGCAATATCTAAAGTGA